A part of Cervus elaphus chromosome 11, mCerEla1.1, whole genome shotgun sequence genomic DNA contains:
- the LOC122703792 gene encoding protein preY, mitochondrial-like, with amino-acid sequence MLSRVCGRLASALRGTRAPPSAVALRCLHASSSRPSTDKSERTEKPPRAFNQALLEFLVCPLSKKPLRYEASTNELINEELGIAYPIIDGIPNMIPQAARMTHQNKKQEEVEQH; translated from the coding sequence ATGCTGAGCAGAGTGTGCGGCCGGCTCGCATCAGCGCTGCGAGGGACACGCGCGCCGCCGTCCGCGGTCGCCCTGAGGTGTCTGCACGCGTCCAGCTCGCGGCCGTCCACAGATAAGAGCGAGAGGACGGAGAAACCGCCCCGCGCCTTCAACCAGGCCTTGTTGGAGTTTCTGGTGTGTCCGCTCTCTAAGAAGCCGCTCAGATATGAAGCATCGACAAATGAATTGATTAATGAAGAGTTAGGCATAGCCTATCCAATTATTGATGGGATTCCTAATATGATACCACAGGCAGCTAGGATGACACATCAAAATAAGAAGCAAGAAGAAGTGGAGCAGCACTAG